The genomic segment CGGAACTGGCACTCAATGTAGCAAAAGCTGTAGGAAAGGGTTGCTCGTGTGCTGTTATAGCACGGGACCCAAGGGTGGCCGGGATGATGATAGAAGAAGCTTTTGCAGCCGGCCTGATGTCTGCCGGGTGTGATGTTACCCGGTTAGGTATGCTACCCACGCCCACCCTTGCATATGGTGCCAGGAACTACAGTTTGGGGATTATGATAACTGCGTCACATAATCCTGCAGAATATGTGGGGATGAAACTATGGAATCCTGATGGAATGGCCTTTGACAGCCGGCAGCAGGAAGGGATAGAAGAGGCTGTAGCATCATCCAAATATTTACTTGCGAAATGGGATGGGATCGGTGATATAAACATCTACGGAAATGCTGTTGAGGACCATATAAAAGCTATAATGAAACATTCAGGTGATTTGCAGGGTCTAAGGGTCGTGATTGACTGCGGCAACGGGGCCGGGTCAGTGATCACACCTTTCCTGCTTCGAAGGCTGGGGTGCCGGGTACTTGCATTGAACTCCAACCCGGACGGTCATTTCCGTGCAAGGAACCCGGAACCAATAGAGGAGAATTTAGGGCTTCTTATGCAGACTGTAAAAGATTGGGGTGCGGATCTGGGTATAGCCCATGATGGTGATGCCGACCGGATGATGGCTGTAGATGATAAGGGCAGGTTCGTGGGCGGCGACCAGTTACTCGCGATCTTTGCTGCTCATGAAGAGGCTGACAGTATAGTTGTTCCTGTGGATACATCCATGATAGTGGATGATGCCCTCCCAGATACCCGTATCATTCGAAGCAGGGTTGGTGACGTTTACGTGGCCGAGGCAATGAAAAAGGAAGGAGGCGCTTTTGGAGGCGAACCCTCAGGAAGCTGGATATTCCCCCGAATTTCCTTTTGCCCGGACGGCATATATGCTGCTGTGAGATTAATAGAGATCATGGGCACCCGGAAACTTTCTGAAATTGTTGATGAATTGCCTATGTACCAGACCAGGAGGATCGGTATAGCCTGTCCTGACCAGCGAAAAGA from the ANME-2 cluster archaeon genome contains:
- the glmM gene encoding phosphoglucosamine mutase, which encodes MRLFGSSGIRGITNVDVTPELALNVAKAVGKGCSCAVIARDPRVAGMMIEEAFAAGLMSAGCDVTRLGMLPTPTLAYGARNYSLGIMITASHNPAEYVGMKLWNPDGMAFDSRQQEGIEEAVASSKYLLAKWDGIGDINIYGNAVEDHIKAIMKHSGDLQGLRVVIDCGNGAGSVITPFLLRRLGCRVLALNSNPDGHFRARNPEPIEENLGLLMQTVKDWGADLGIAHDGDADRMMAVDDKGRFVGGDQLLAIFAAHEEADSIVVPVDTSMIVDDALPDTRIIRSRVGDVYVAEAMKKEGGAFGGEPSGSWIFPRISFCPDGIYAAVRLIEIMGTRKLSEIVDELPMYQTRRIGIACPDQRKEGAMAEIAGELSSLGKVSTIDGIRVATGNGWVLVRPSGTEPKIRVTA